One window of Chloroflexus aggregans DSM 9485 genomic DNA carries:
- a CDS encoding BTAD domain-containing putative transcriptional regulator — protein MTTWHVQLLGGFDIRRNGVSLNRAFQTDSARILFAWLCFHQKQAVRRETLATLLWSDKPQSAAQNALRVTLSRIRQAIGSTLNTLLTDPTTVTLNLSSDWHIDALEFLRAVTTVRNHPHRSVAGCPICQAHLHRAAMLYRGALLAGMTPESEPLLAWITHQSETMHRAAIEVDGHLAEYALRVGDWRAAQDYAGRQLQLEPWYEAAHRQLMVALARQGQRTAALAQYQNCYDLLQHEFGIEPEDETKQLAESIRTGQIAHFIEPILPSQHQADAINRLPLIGREREVATLIDWLNQAGLQLITITGAGGIGKTRLALRAAHLMQYAFRDGARYIFLHPEDGAAMTNDDATASLARAIAIACHIEVNDQYPLPAQIIAALQSRAYLLVCDSFEHVAAANLFVNELLTAAPDCVVLVTSRQPLHLRREQILKLGPLSTKTTTAEPSPSAQMFIALAKRSGVTGEGQLALADIEHICADLDGMPLGIELAAAALHTMNLPELRHTMQQRIQTLHNPLTDAPARHRSLSAILASTWQTLTATSRQALAMLSVVHAPCPLAAAQAIIGSEEALAELFDLALARRLDDGTVWLHEHVRQWAGERLLSNFDPTIADTAHRRHAEWFLDWLAGAYHAMQGTDSFVIRERLLASSKDIEAAWYWALIHGAWDRVSAAVPAYEVLFYLSGRFFDGLERFQQSLAYVSQPDQPETKRLRARLLIGQATLQRLRSSGPASEAMIQEAVTLAEQLADQQLLANALLRLGTLQNTGRYNASGRATLDRLREVLDQQITMPLNELYVMESAYWRLMSWLELHAGRNEMAIAYAQQARELAEQAHQYVMIAHCYESLSAVFSTIGNFADSEHYLQQALTIYQQLRLTYHQTNVLDLLAQNADARGDYEQAQRYYWQELVLARECGNLDAELVAHINLGISYDQMGHYEQALSHTQIAMALCDKVGNTKHHTVILANLSLHAHHNHRHELALAYARSATEQAANLPDLQAYGYDFQGHALLALGRLDEAEQAYHQAKTIRQQINYPVLVLESQAGLTRVALTRNDAAEALRRATPIVEHLLAGGHLYGTEETLRIYWTAYQVLAANQDPRSEAVLELARNVVRERANRLSDQTNRTIFLNAEFNRRIMTAGKPEAVYHPSAA, from the coding sequence ATGACAACATGGCACGTTCAACTTCTTGGCGGTTTCGACATTCGACGCAATGGTGTCTCGCTCAATAGGGCATTCCAAACCGACAGCGCACGAATCCTCTTTGCATGGCTGTGTTTTCACCAAAAGCAAGCCGTTCGCCGTGAAACCCTCGCTACGTTGCTCTGGTCAGATAAGCCGCAGAGCGCTGCACAAAATGCGTTGCGTGTTACGCTCAGCCGTATCCGGCAGGCCATAGGTTCAACCCTAAACACGCTGCTTACCGATCCTACTACCGTCACTCTCAACCTCTCCAGCGACTGGCACATTGATGCACTGGAGTTTCTCCGGGCCGTCACAACGGTTCGCAACCATCCTCACCGCTCTGTCGCCGGCTGCCCAATCTGTCAAGCGCATCTGCACCGAGCTGCTATGCTCTACCGAGGCGCATTACTGGCCGGAATGACCCCTGAAAGTGAACCATTGCTCGCATGGATAACCCATCAAAGTGAAACGATGCATCGGGCCGCCATCGAGGTGGATGGACATCTGGCCGAATATGCCCTGCGTGTAGGTGATTGGAGAGCTGCGCAGGACTACGCTGGCCGGCAATTACAGCTTGAACCATGGTATGAAGCGGCACATCGTCAACTGATGGTTGCCCTCGCCCGGCAAGGGCAGCGCACGGCGGCGCTAGCACAGTATCAGAACTGCTACGATCTTTTGCAGCACGAATTCGGCATCGAACCAGAGGACGAGACCAAACAGCTCGCGGAATCCATTCGTACCGGCCAAATCGCTCATTTTATTGAGCCGATTCTACCGTCACAACACCAGGCCGATGCTATCAATCGATTGCCACTCATCGGACGAGAACGGGAGGTCGCCACCCTGATCGACTGGCTGAATCAAGCCGGTCTCCAACTGATTACCATCACTGGGGCCGGTGGGATCGGCAAAACCCGACTGGCGCTGCGGGCCGCTCATCTGATGCAGTATGCATTTCGCGATGGCGCACGATATATCTTTTTGCATCCAGAGGATGGTGCGGCGATGACCAATGACGATGCAACCGCGTCATTGGCCCGCGCTATCGCCATTGCCTGTCATATCGAAGTCAATGACCAGTATCCGCTGCCGGCGCAGATCATTGCTGCATTACAATCACGCGCCTATCTGCTGGTCTGCGACAGTTTTGAGCACGTCGCCGCTGCCAATTTATTTGTCAACGAACTGCTCACTGCCGCACCCGACTGCGTCGTGTTGGTGACATCCCGCCAGCCACTGCACCTACGCCGCGAGCAGATACTTAAGCTTGGGCCACTCTCTACCAAAACTACTACGGCAGAACCGAGTCCGAGTGCGCAGATGTTTATCGCATTAGCCAAACGCAGCGGCGTCACCGGCGAAGGTCAGTTGGCGCTAGCCGATATTGAACATATCTGCGCCGATCTCGATGGGATGCCGTTGGGAATTGAGCTGGCCGCGGCTGCGCTGCACACCATGAATTTGCCCGAATTGCGGCACACAATGCAGCAGCGCATCCAGACGTTGCACAACCCTCTCACCGATGCACCGGCGCGTCACCGCAGCCTCTCTGCCATCCTGGCTTCGACATGGCAAACCTTGACGGCAACCAGTCGGCAGGCACTGGCGATGTTGAGTGTAGTGCATGCGCCATGCCCGCTGGCAGCAGCACAAGCGATTATCGGTAGCGAGGAGGCATTAGCCGAACTATTCGATCTCGCCTTGGCCCGTCGGCTCGATGATGGAACGGTGTGGCTCCACGAGCACGTGCGCCAATGGGCCGGCGAACGGCTGCTGAGCAATTTTGATCCCACCATTGCCGATACAGCCCATCGTCGCCACGCCGAATGGTTTCTGGATTGGCTGGCCGGCGCATATCACGCTATGCAAGGCACCGATAGCTTTGTTATCCGTGAGCGACTCCTCGCCAGTTCGAAGGACATTGAAGCCGCATGGTACTGGGCGTTAATCCATGGGGCGTGGGATCGAGTCAGCGCTGCCGTACCCGCCTACGAAGTTCTGTTTTACCTCAGTGGACGGTTCTTTGATGGTCTTGAGCGATTTCAGCAGAGTCTGGCTTATGTCAGTCAGCCTGACCAACCGGAAACCAAGCGGCTACGAGCGAGATTGCTGATCGGTCAAGCGACTTTGCAACGCTTACGCAGCAGTGGACCGGCTAGTGAGGCGATGATTCAGGAAGCAGTTACCCTGGCCGAGCAATTGGCCGACCAACAACTCCTGGCGAACGCACTCTTACGGCTTGGTACGCTCCAGAACACCGGAAGATATAACGCCAGCGGTCGTGCCACACTCGACCGCCTCCGTGAAGTGCTCGATCAGCAGATTACCATGCCGCTGAACGAACTGTACGTGATGGAAAGCGCATACTGGCGGCTGATGAGTTGGCTTGAACTTCACGCTGGCCGGAACGAGATGGCCATCGCGTATGCCCAGCAGGCGCGGGAACTGGCCGAACAAGCTCATCAGTACGTCATGATCGCTCATTGCTACGAGTCCCTCAGCGCGGTCTTCAGTACGATAGGCAATTTTGCCGACTCCGAGCACTATCTGCAACAGGCACTGACCATCTATCAGCAGCTTCGTTTGACGTATCATCAAACCAATGTGCTTGATTTACTGGCGCAAAACGCTGATGCACGTGGCGATTACGAACAAGCTCAACGTTACTATTGGCAAGAATTGGTGCTGGCACGTGAATGCGGTAATCTTGATGCTGAATTAGTAGCGCACATCAATCTCGGTATTTCTTACGACCAGATGGGGCACTACGAACAAGCACTCTCCCACACGCAGATTGCAATGGCGCTTTGCGACAAAGTGGGTAATACCAAACATCACACGGTGATACTGGCCAATTTAAGCTTGCACGCGCACCACAACCATCGCCACGAGCTAGCTCTTGCCTACGCTCGCAGCGCCACCGAACAAGCCGCAAATCTTCCCGATCTGCAAGCTTACGGGTACGATTTTCAAGGACATGCCTTACTTGCGCTGGGCCGTCTCGATGAGGCTGAGCAGGCCTACCATCAAGCCAAAACGATTCGCCAACAGATCAACTACCCTGTACTCGTGCTCGAATCGCAGGCAGGTCTGACCCGTGTCGCGCTAACCCGCAACGATGCCGCAGAGGCATTACGTCGCGCTACCCCGATTGTCGAACACCTGCTGGCCGGCGGCCATCTCTACGGTACCGAAGAGACGCTGCGGATCTATTGGACAGCGTATCAGGTGTTGGCAGCCAATCAGGACCCACGGTCCGAGGCTGTTCTCGAGCTGGCGCGCAACGTGGTGCGTGAACGGGCCAACCGGTTAAGCGATCAGACCAACCGTACAATCTTTTTGAACGCTGAGTTCAACCGTCGAATTATGACTGCCGGCAAACCAGAGGCTGTATATCATCCGTCGGCAGCCTGA
- the tnpA gene encoding IS200/IS605 family transposase yields MNAPFFQAPMPTMEECRIRRTPHAVYQITYHFVWIPRYRKIVLPGQIAERLNQLLYTIADQPEFEVLALEVQPDHDHLFVSAPPTYALAQKVEYVDSRSTSQRCVACGHIAKENRRSQSVFLCAACGHTALADVNAAIVSDAPTTNVAVTEATGAAPGISQPLKRLVVDSVTEKFV; encoded by the coding sequence ATGAATGCGCCTTTCTTTCAGGCTCCAATGCCAACGATGGAAGAATGTCGAATACGGAGAACGCCACACGCGGTCTACCAGATTACCTACCACTTCGTTTGGATACCGCGTTACCGAAAAATCGTTCTGCCAGGGCAGATTGCCGAACGCCTCAACCAGCTTTTGTATACCATAGCTGACCAGCCCGAGTTTGAAGTGCTGGCGCTGGAAGTGCAGCCCGATCACGACCACCTGTTTGTCTCTGCGCCGCCTACCTATGCGCTCGCTCAGAAGGTTGAGTACGTTGACTCGCGCTCCACGTCGCAGCGGTGCGTTGCCTGTGGACATATCGCTAAGGAAAATCGCCGTTCTCAATCCGTGTTCCTTTGTGCTGCTTGCGGACACACGGCTCTCGCCGATGTCAATGCTGCTATTGTCTCGGATGCACCCACCACCAACGTTGCTGTCACCGAAGCGACGGGTGCAGCGCCAGGGATAAGCCAGCCGCTAAAGCGGCTGGTCGTTGACAGTGTAACGGAGAAGTTCGTATAA
- a CDS encoding glycosyltransferase family 39 protein gives MDIDRQLDRRWWVAVVSLTALALVMRLLVWRWRELYPLGGDEAEYLAQAITLLQERRYVELRLMRPPLYPLFLAATIVVVDSLVQNLRLVQALISTLTVPLIALLARTLAQRSAPQMPTSFARRAGLLAGLLTAFNYTLAANATELLTETLFLAGLSLLFWLVIRPALSYRLALIAGLILGALCLIRSVALPLLPLTMGWWLVNAIRAEHVRRGLGHAAMILLGCALVIGPWTVRNMLTYGGVILIDTTGAENLWLDNDPAGREAVKAQLYALGEDRLLRQRLATERGIAVITADPSRFIAKMSRELRLFFALEQVDDMRARPAIWVSPGELVARLVVGDGVWLLILLTGGYGLVRRWQPASATAEGFWRSRWCIFADPRWLLGAWAAYVLLTTLIFHVELRYRIPLYPVLLAYSGMVGAAQWPIPSRTLPRSQPVALLVPTLALAITLWHAPYPWLGWQLVGKHWLLRQAEQALERGDSRTAAAAAQQALHRDQQSVLARVALVRAALLDGDQPTALRWLDEAIAVLPAHPYPHLLRGDLLRQQGDLAAARAELTTFATASREDLATWLWERSITPPPTVLNLGDGLDLGFIRGMHHPAANEQGWRWTTGWAQVRLTVPTGAESIALTMRSGRPDGTPVRVWITVANGAQYSFVVGADWQTFTVPFVSRDQPRTVVVSITSPTFWPRTYDPASPDGRRLGVQVRQVAVR, from the coding sequence ATGGACATCGACCGACAACTTGATCGTCGCTGGTGGGTAGCAGTCGTCTCACTCACCGCGCTGGCGCTGGTGATGCGATTGTTAGTTTGGCGCTGGCGCGAACTCTACCCATTGGGCGGCGATGAAGCTGAATATTTGGCGCAGGCCATCACCTTGTTACAAGAACGGCGCTACGTCGAGTTACGTCTGATGCGGCCACCACTCTACCCGCTCTTCCTCGCCGCAACGATTGTGGTCGTCGACTCGTTGGTGCAAAACTTGCGGTTAGTACAGGCGCTGATCAGTACATTGACCGTACCCCTGATCGCGCTGCTAGCGCGGACGCTCGCTCAGCGCAGTGCGCCGCAGATGCCAACCTCGTTTGCCCGCCGGGCCGGGTTACTGGCCGGGTTGCTGACCGCATTCAACTATACCCTGGCGGCCAACGCCACCGAATTATTGACCGAGACCCTCTTTTTGGCCGGCTTGAGTCTCCTGTTCTGGTTGGTGATCCGGCCAGCGCTGTCTTACCGATTGGCGCTCATCGCCGGTCTGATACTCGGTGCGCTCTGCCTGATTCGCTCGGTAGCATTACCGCTGTTGCCACTGACAATGGGCTGGTGGTTGGTCAACGCCATACGTGCCGAGCACGTGCGCCGTGGGCTTGGTCACGCCGCAATGATCTTGCTCGGATGTGCGCTGGTGATCGGGCCTTGGACGGTACGCAACATGCTGACGTATGGCGGCGTGATCCTCATCGACACCACCGGGGCAGAAAATCTGTGGCTCGATAACGACCCTGCCGGGCGTGAAGCGGTAAAAGCACAGCTCTACGCACTCGGCGAAGACCGACTACTGCGGCAGCGTCTTGCCACCGAGCGCGGGATCGCGGTCATTACCGCCGATCCAAGCCGGTTCATCGCCAAAATGAGCCGCGAGCTGCGCCTCTTCTTTGCACTCGAACAGGTTGACGACATGCGGGCGCGTCCGGCAATTTGGGTATCGCCGGGAGAGCTGGTGGCGCGGTTGGTGGTGGGGGATGGGGTATGGTTGCTCATCCTCCTGACCGGCGGCTACGGTCTGGTGCGCCGCTGGCAACCTGCTTCGGCAACCGCAGAGGGTTTCTGGCGCTCACGGTGGTGCATCTTCGCCGACCCGCGTTGGCTGCTGGGCGCGTGGGCAGCGTATGTCTTGCTCACCACCTTAATCTTTCATGTCGAATTACGCTATCGCATACCGCTCTATCCGGTATTGCTGGCCTACAGCGGGATGGTCGGGGCGGCGCAATGGCCGATACCGTCGCGCACGTTGCCGCGGTCTCAGCCGGTAGCCTTGCTGGTGCCCACGCTGGCGCTGGCAATCACCCTCTGGCATGCACCCTACCCCTGGCTCGGATGGCAGTTAGTCGGCAAGCATTGGCTGCTCCGGCAGGCGGAACAAGCATTAGAACGGGGTGACTCGCGGACTGCTGCTGCTGCTGCGCAACAGGCACTCCATCGCGATCAGCAGTCGGTTTTGGCGAGAGTAGCCCTCGTGCGGGCCGCTCTGCTTGACGGCGACCAACCAACCGCTTTACGCTGGCTCGATGAAGCGATCGCGGTGTTGCCGGCTCATCCCTATCCGCACCTGCTCCGCGGCGATCTCTTGCGGCAACAGGGTGATCTGGCAGCGGCTCGTGCTGAGTTAACCACCTTTGCTACCGCTTCACGCGAGGATCTGGCGACATGGCTCTGGGAACGGAGCATTACACCACCGCCGACCGTCTTGAATCTTGGTGACGGGCTTGATCTCGGATTCATCCGCGGTATGCATCATCCCGCTGCCAATGAACAAGGTTGGCGCTGGACAACCGGGTGGGCACAGGTACGGTTGACAGTACCGACCGGCGCGGAGAGTATCGCCCTCACGATGCGCAGTGGCCGACCTGACGGCACGCCGGTGCGGGTGTGGATCACCGTCGCCAACGGCGCGCAATATTCGTTTGTGGTAGGAGCAGATTGGCAGACGTTTACCGTACCGTTCGTTTCACGCGATCAACCTCGCACGGTCGTGGTATCGATCACATCACCAACCTTCTGGCCGCGCACCTACGATCCGGCAAGTCCTGATGGTCGTCGGCTAGGCGTGCAAGTGCGGCAGGTTGCAGTCCGTTAG
- a CDS encoding vWA domain-containing protein: MIQTSSTSGGNLLGHIVSFGYLLREMGIPVSPGQIVELIEAIEHVGLLHREDLRATMRCMLVLRREDLLLFDAAFEFFWKKALGIDLEREMMQMLLPQVKIPRRQLRLPRRQPVADDADATEGQEREEIEIQLTFSRDEALRTKDFAQCTWEEVQACKELIRRMEWRIQPHRTRRRRPARAGRLLDMRRTLRQSWRFGGEPLTLSWRDIRTEPRPLVLICDISGSMERYSRILLQFAHAISAGLGDVETFVFGTRLTRITRQLRHKDIDDAIDAVSKHVVDWSGGTRIGEAIKEFNFRWGRRVLGRSPVVLLISDGWDRGDPELLAREMDRLQRSCHRLIWLNPLLGAPGYEPLTVGMQAALPFVDDFLPVHNLVSLEQLGAKLATLGTQRPPRRQRITTTRGVQ, encoded by the coding sequence ATGATCCAAACGTCCTCTACCTCCGGCGGTAACTTACTCGGCCATATTGTCAGCTTTGGCTATCTGCTGCGTGAAATGGGCATCCCGGTCAGCCCCGGCCAGATCGTCGAGCTGATCGAAGCTATCGAGCACGTCGGTTTGCTCCATCGCGAAGATTTGCGGGCCACAATGCGCTGCATGCTGGTGCTGCGCCGCGAAGATTTGCTGCTGTTCGACGCAGCCTTCGAGTTTTTTTGGAAAAAAGCGCTCGGCATCGATCTCGAACGTGAGATGATGCAGATGCTGCTCCCGCAGGTTAAGATTCCGCGCCGTCAGCTTCGTTTACCACGCCGCCAACCCGTCGCCGATGATGCCGATGCAACGGAGGGTCAAGAACGGGAAGAGATCGAGATCCAACTTACCTTTAGTCGTGATGAGGCGTTGCGTACCAAAGACTTTGCGCAATGTACGTGGGAAGAGGTACAAGCCTGCAAAGAGCTGATCCGGCGAATGGAATGGCGGATTCAACCCCACCGTACCCGGCGTCGTCGCCCGGCCCGCGCCGGTCGCTTGCTTGACATGCGCCGTACCCTGCGCCAGAGCTGGCGCTTTGGCGGCGAGCCGTTGACGTTATCGTGGCGTGATATTCGTACCGAGCCGCGTCCGCTGGTGCTCATCTGCGACATCTCCGGCAGTATGGAACGCTACTCGCGGATTCTGCTCCAATTTGCGCATGCCATCTCGGCCGGTTTAGGCGATGTTGAAACGTTCGTGTTCGGGACACGGCTGACTCGCATTACTCGTCAGTTGCGCCACAAGGATATTGATGATGCGATCGATGCGGTGAGCAAGCACGTGGTCGATTGGAGCGGTGGGACACGCATTGGCGAAGCCATTAAGGAGTTCAATTTTCGCTGGGGTCGGCGCGTGCTTGGGCGTAGCCCGGTGGTGTTGTTGATTAGCGATGGCTGGGATCGTGGCGATCCTGAGCTGCTGGCACGGGAGATGGATCGGTTACAACGCTCGTGCCATCGGTTGATCTGGCTGAATCCACTTCTCGGTGCGCCCGGCTACGAACCGTTGACGGTGGGGATGCAGGCTGCCCTCCCGTTTGTTGATGACTTTCTGCCGGTGCATAATTTGGTCAGCTTAGAGCAGCTCGGTGCGAAACTGGCGACGCTGGGTACGCAGCGTCCACCGCGCCGACAGCGCATAACTACGACGCGAGGAGTGCAATGA
- a CDS encoding alpha/beta fold hydrolase, with translation MTILNGFQSFRETIAGVTIAGAIAGSGPPLLLLHGYPQTHAMWHAIAPVLAASFTIVAADLRGYGDSDKPVDDSAHLTYSKRAMAADMVGLMEQLGFPHFAVIGHDRGARVTHRMCLDHSDRIMRAAVLDIVPTHHMYLTADREFATAYYHWFFLIQPAPLPERLIGADPEFWLRSKLAHWGRTPTAFTTDAVAEYLRCFRDPATIAASCADYRAAASIDLTHDDEDVRAGRKVKCPLLVLWGADGFVGRKYNVLEVWRHYAVDVQGHSVPGGHFLPEEAPTETLAALRSFLAG, from the coding sequence ATGACGATCCTTAACGGTTTTCAGTCCTTCCGAGAGACAATTGCCGGAGTAACGATTGCCGGCGCCATCGCTGGAAGCGGGCCACCGTTGTTGTTACTGCACGGTTATCCGCAAACTCATGCGATGTGGCATGCGATTGCACCGGTATTGGCGGCGTCGTTTACCATCGTGGCTGCCGATCTACGCGGCTACGGCGATAGCGACAAGCCGGTCGATGACTCCGCACATCTCACCTACAGCAAGCGAGCGATGGCTGCCGATATGGTGGGGTTGATGGAACAGTTGGGTTTTCCCCACTTTGCCGTCATTGGGCACGATCGCGGGGCACGGGTAACGCATCGGATGTGTCTCGATCATTCCGATCGGATTATGCGCGCTGCCGTGCTCGATATTGTACCGACGCATCATATGTACCTTACTGCCGACCGCGAATTTGCCACTGCCTACTACCATTGGTTCTTTCTCATCCAACCTGCACCACTCCCTGAACGGCTGATCGGCGCCGATCCGGAGTTCTGGTTGCGGAGCAAGCTGGCACACTGGGGTCGTACACCCACCGCCTTCACCACTGATGCTGTCGCTGAATACCTGCGCTGTTTTCGTGATCCGGCCACTATTGCTGCCAGTTGTGCCGATTACCGGGCAGCAGCCAGCATCGATCTCACACACGATGATGAAGATGTCCGTGCCGGACGCAAGGTGAAGTGTCCGTTGTTGGTGCTCTGGGGAGCCGATGGCTTTGTCGGTCGGAAATACAATGTACTTGAGGTATGGCGCCACTATGCCGTCGATGTGCAGGGTCACAGTGTCCCCGGTGGGCATTTTCTGCCTGAAGAGGCACCGACGGAGACCCTTGCCGCGCTCCGGTCATTTTTGGCCGGATAG
- a CDS encoding tetratricopeptide repeat protein — MKRDTWWIIGILVLAALIRIALWLQPLHLPANDEVEYLTVARDLLSGKGWSFYERYHWLRAPLYPLWLAGSLWLAGGNVWLAALPNIALSVLNVYLAYRLSQAIGDTLNPVVHRLTAFITAILLTNTTFAALYMSETLFTTLFSAALWLLLAWRQRGARWPDRRIFVAGGLWGLALLTRSMPLYFTLVVVGWIGVVAAGHWRTLLRRPATILIGVVFAITALAVVAPWTIRNCLSYRSCILIETGLSYNLWAFNEPREDMATIFRVLENIPDPAERAAYATARGLERLREDPAIMVRKLWPNWLAIWRVKAIQDRFLLTDYRADPPPLLFLAALMFDDLLYGCIAVGGVAAMVYAATRKRAPAILFVLWLSYFIAVSLVTHGEGRYRHFIFCALIPYAARAWLELPNLRRLSRPALTGGMVAAAIVGLSALIAYHWEYAWYGGGRSVWRLQGDLARATGDLSRAIAAYRQALAVQPTPDGYLVLGHALRAQGDSDGAVAAYRAAVRSNILYPLPYVYLGDILREQGDESAARQNYRPQYVSEQTLLDLAWRETSPVAQPVIDVGGGLDFGYLHGFYPAEALAGSSARWTGAVARIRLPATARMVRLRVAALRPDAPVEGYVCVEGDCQAFRLGIAWRWLIVPLPPVTMGEGLREIELRVVPWAAPDGRAVGMVVDVVETR, encoded by the coding sequence ATGAAACGTGACACTTGGTGGATTATCGGGATTCTAGTACTGGCGGCGCTGATTCGTATCGCGCTTTGGTTGCAGCCACTTCACTTACCGGCTAACGATGAGGTCGAGTATCTCACCGTGGCCCGCGATCTGTTAAGCGGGAAGGGATGGAGTTTCTACGAACGTTACCACTGGTTACGGGCACCGCTCTACCCGCTCTGGCTAGCCGGATCGCTCTGGCTGGCCGGTGGTAACGTGTGGTTAGCCGCACTTCCCAACATTGCGCTGAGTGTGCTCAACGTCTACCTCGCCTACCGTCTCTCCCAGGCAATTGGTGATACCCTCAACCCAGTCGTTCATCGCCTGACCGCTTTCATCACCGCGATCCTGCTCACGAATACCACCTTCGCCGCGCTATACATGAGCGAAACCCTCTTCACCACTCTCTTCAGCGCAGCGCTGTGGCTCCTCTTAGCGTGGCGACAGCGCGGTGCGCGCTGGCCCGACCGGCGCATCTTCGTCGCCGGTGGGTTGTGGGGTCTCGCCCTCCTGACCCGCTCAATGCCACTCTACTTCACACTCGTCGTCGTCGGATGGATTGGGGTGGTCGCTGCCGGGCATTGGCGTACTCTGCTGCGTCGCCCGGCCACCATCCTGATCGGGGTTGTCTTTGCCATCACCGCCCTTGCCGTAGTCGCGCCGTGGACAATTCGCAACTGCCTCAGTTACCGTAGTTGCATTCTGATCGAGACCGGTCTCTCGTACAACCTGTGGGCATTCAACGAGCCACGCGAGGATATGGCAACTATCTTTCGGGTCCTCGAAAATATTCCCGACCCTGCGGAACGGGCAGCCTATGCTACGGCCCGCGGTCTCGAGCGTTTACGCGAAGACCCGGCAATTATGGTTCGCAAATTGTGGCCGAATTGGCTGGCGATTTGGCGTGTCAAAGCTATTCAAGACCGCTTTTTGCTTACAGACTACCGCGCCGATCCACCACCGTTGCTCTTCCTCGCCGCCCTGATGTTCGATGATCTGCTCTACGGATGTATCGCGGTGGGGGGAGTTGCGGCGATGGTCTATGCGGCAACCCGTAAACGAGCACCGGCCATCTTGTTCGTGCTTTGGCTTAGCTATTTCATTGCGGTATCGTTGGTCACCCACGGTGAAGGAAGGTACCGCCACTTCATCTTTTGCGCGCTCATTCCCTACGCGGCGCGGGCGTGGCTGGAACTGCCCAACCTGCGCCGCTTGTCCCGGCCTGCATTGACTGGAGGCATGGTTGCTGCCGCAATCGTCGGTCTATCGGCCCTCATCGCCTATCATTGGGAATACGCCTGGTACGGTGGCGGGCGTAGCGTATGGCGTCTCCAAGGCGATCTCGCTCGCGCCACCGGTGACCTATCACGGGCGATAGCGGCGTATCGGCAAGCATTAGCAGTGCAACCAACTCCCGACGGCTATCTGGTCCTTGGGCATGCCTTACGCGCGCAGGGTGACAGTGACGGCGCCGTCGCTGCCTATCGCGCCGCCGTGCGCAGCAACATCCTCTATCCGTTGCCCTACGTCTATCTCGGCGACATCTTGCGTGAACAGGGTGATGAGAGCGCAGCGCGGCAAAACTACCGTCCGCAATACGTCAGCGAACAGACCTTACTCGATCTCGCATGGCGCGAGACCAGCCCGGTGGCGCAACCGGTGATTGATGTCGGCGGCGGGCTGGATTTCGGCTACCTGCATGGCTTCTATCCAGCCGAAGCGTTAGCCGGTTCATCAGCACGCTGGACGGGAGCGGTCGCGCGCATCCGGCTCCCGGCGACTGCGCGGATGGTGCGGCTACGGGTAGCGGCCCTACGGCCCGATGCGCCGGTGGAGGGTTACGTCTGTGTCGAAGGCGACTGTCAGGCGTTTCGGCTCGGTATTGCATGGCGCTGGCTGATCGTTCCCTTGCCGCCGGTGACAATGGGCGAAGGGTTGCGCGAAATTGAGCTACGAGTAGTGCCGTGGGCTGCTCCTGACGGGCGTGCGGTGGGAATGGTGGTAGATGTGGTGGAGACACGGTAA